One stretch of Helicobacter jaachi DNA includes these proteins:
- a CDS encoding DUF4492 domain-containing protein → MLRNLIESLIFIQRECVGFWKRAIMLYVDGFRNLKLGKVLWRVIIIKLLIIFALLKVFVYDKNLSHIGDEQAKSAFVMDNLTKSTNK, encoded by the coding sequence ATGCTAAGAAATTTGATAGAATCGCTCATTTTTATTCAAAGGGAATGCGTGGGATTCTGGAAAAGGGCAATTATGCTGTATGTTGATGGATTTAGAAACCTAAAGCTTGGCAAAGTGCTATGGAGGGTGATTATTATAAAGCTCCTTATCATTTTTGCCCTGCTTAAGGTATTTGTGTATGATAAAAATCTCTCACACATTGGCGATGAGCAAGCAAAGAGCGCTTTTGTCATGGATAATCTTACCAAATCTACAAACAAATAA
- a CDS encoding cytochrome ubiquinol oxidase subunit I, which produces MLNDLSSVNWARAQFALTALYHFLFVPLTLGLSFIVAIMESIYVKTGNPQWRKITRFWLTLFGINFAIGVATGIIMEFEFGTNWANYSWFVGDIFGAPLAIEGIMAFFLEATFFAVMFFGWDKVSKKFHLLSTWLVAIGSNLSAFWILVANGWMQYPIGTIFNPNSARNEMSSFWEVALSPVAVPKFLHTVASGYVISALFVMGISALYLLKNRFRIEAKKSLIVGASFGFITSMFLFFSGDESAYQVTQHQPMKLAAMEGIYKGENRAGITAFGILNPQKQIGDDKDTFLFNITIPYALSILGNRNPNSFVPGVEDLLYGNLDKGITGIDSRIQSGKLALNALKDYKEAKAHNDTERMNIAQGILESNMPNFGYGYFDKPEEIIPPIGLTFYSFHIMVALGSAFFVLFIVVLYLSMANNIEKFRKILWLCVIAIPFGYVAAEAGWIVAEVGRQPWAIQDLLPVGIASTKLSSLNIQISFFIFAVLFTTLLCAEIGIMVRSIKKGFEDEHHIAALKGGK; this is translated from the coding sequence ATGCTCAATGATTTATCAAGCGTGAATTGGGCGCGCGCGCAGTTTGCCTTGACGGCTTTATATCATTTTTTGTTTGTGCCTTTGACTTTGGGACTTTCTTTTATCGTGGCGATTATGGAGAGCATTTATGTTAAAACTGGCAATCCACAATGGCGCAAAATCACGCGCTTTTGGCTCACGCTTTTTGGGATTAATTTTGCTATTGGCGTGGCTACTGGGATTATTATGGAGTTTGAGTTTGGCACGAATTGGGCAAATTATAGCTGGTTTGTGGGCGATATTTTTGGCGCGCCTTTGGCAATTGAGGGCATTATGGCGTTCTTTTTGGAGGCTACATTTTTTGCTGTAATGTTTTTTGGCTGGGATAAGGTCTCTAAAAAATTCCACCTGCTCTCCACTTGGCTTGTGGCTATTGGCAGTAATTTATCAGCCTTTTGGATTTTGGTAGCAAATGGCTGGATGCAATATCCCATTGGCACCATTTTTAATCCTAATAGCGCGCGTAATGAAATGAGTAGCTTCTGGGAGGTAGCGCTCTCCCCTGTGGCTGTGCCAAAATTTTTACACACTGTGGCAAGCGGCTATGTGATTTCTGCGCTTTTTGTTATGGGTATTTCTGCGCTATATTTGCTCAAAAATCGCTTTAGAATCGAAGCCAAAAAGAGCCTTATTGTAGGCGCTAGCTTTGGCTTTATCACTTCTATGTTTTTATTTTTTAGCGGCGATGAAAGCGCGTATCAAGTTACACAACACCAACCAATGAAACTTGCAGCTATGGAGGGGATTTATAAAGGTGAAAATCGCGCGGGCATTACAGCCTTTGGAATCTTAAATCCACAAAAACAAATAGGCGATGACAAAGATACTTTCTTATTTAACATAACTATCCCTTACGCGCTTTCAATTTTGGGCAATCGCAATCCAAATAGCTTTGTGCCGGGTGTGGAGGATTTGCTCTATGGGAATTTAGATAAAGGCATAACGGGCATAGATTCTAGAATCCAAAGCGGCAAGCTCGCTCTTAATGCCCTAAAGGACTACAAAGAAGCAAAGGCGCATAACGACACAGAGCGTATGAATATCGCTCAAGGCATTTTAGAATCTAATATGCCCAATTTTGGCTATGGGTATTTTGACAAGCCAGAAGAGATAATACCGCCTATTGGGCTTACATTTTATAGCTTTCACATCATGGTGGCTTTGGGCAGTGCGTTTTTTGTGCTATTTATCGTGGTGCTGTATTTGTCTATGGCAAATAATATTGAAAAATTCCGCAAGATTCTATGGCTGTGCGTGATTGCCATACCTTTTGGCTATGTGGCAGCAGAGGCAGGCTGGATTGTGGCTGAAGTGGGCAGGCAGCCATGGGCAATACAGGATTTGCTCCCTGTGGGCATTGCCTCCACAAAGCTTTCAAGCCTTAATATCCAAATTTCTTTTTTCATTTTTGCTGTGCTTTTTACTACTTTGCTTTGCGCAGAAATTGGCATTATGGTGCGCAGTATCAAAAAAGGCTTTGAAGATGAGCATCATATAGCAGCGCTAAAAGGAGGCAAGTGA